The Megasphaera stantonii genome includes a window with the following:
- a CDS encoding sensor histidine kinase — protein sequence MDMIKKLRRKFILVATVGVVIIVAGALGLINTISYMRMEAQVETILSYISQNGGKVPLYTSPKETSWFGETDWSQNTPDFSYQLRYFSILVDDEGYARDINIANIAAFTKEEAIQYARTTVAKGQPQGFFEKNKASYGYMITPQPNGDYLIVIMDCTRDVAAVRTFMRYSLWFGVGCIILYVVILAALCNLAIKPFIRNMENQKRFITNAGHELKTPIAIISANTEALELISGKSQWTENILKQVQRLSKLINDLIMLSKMDEQKQELVMEDVNVSELAASVAESFQMVAQEAEKTISTEIAPGIVVRSDSKRLYTLVNILMDNAVKYCDDGGAIAVSVTTAKKQKGALVAISNTYADGANMDYSHFFERFYRGDESHNSQKAGYGIGLSMAEELAQLLKGKLGVAYKDGAITFTVRLNS from the coding sequence ATGGACATGATCAAAAAGCTGCGGCGAAAGTTTATTTTAGTCGCGACAGTCGGCGTCGTCATCATCGTAGCCGGCGCGCTGGGGCTTATCAATACGATCAGCTACATGCGCATGGAAGCGCAGGTAGAGACGATCTTGTCGTATATTTCGCAAAACGGCGGCAAGGTGCCCCTGTATACGTCGCCGAAGGAAACGAGCTGGTTCGGCGAGACCGACTGGTCCCAGAATACGCCGGATTTTTCCTATCAGCTTCGGTATTTCAGCATTTTAGTCGACGACGAAGGCTATGCCCGCGACATCAATATCGCCAACATCGCCGCCTTTACGAAGGAAGAGGCGATACAATACGCCAGGACGACCGTCGCCAAGGGCCAGCCGCAAGGCTTTTTCGAAAAGAACAAGGCCAGCTACGGCTACATGATTACGCCCCAGCCTAACGGCGATTATCTCATCGTCATCATGGACTGCACCCGTGACGTCGCTGCCGTCAGGACCTTTATGCGCTATTCTTTGTGGTTCGGCGTGGGCTGCATCATCCTGTACGTCGTCATTCTGGCCGCGCTGTGCAACCTGGCCATTAAGCCCTTTATCCGCAATATGGAAAACCAAAAGCGGTTTATTACCAACGCCGGCCATGAGCTGAAGACGCCCATTGCCATCATATCGGCCAATACGGAAGCCTTGGAGCTCATCAGCGGCAAGAGTCAGTGGACGGAAAATATCTTAAAGCAGGTCCAGCGGCTGTCCAAGCTCATCAACGACCTCATCATGCTGTCTAAGATGGATGAGCAGAAGCAGGAACTGGTCATGGAAGACGTAAACGTATCGGAGCTTGCGGCGTCTGTCGCCGAGTCGTTCCAGATGGTGGCCCAGGAGGCAGAAAAGACGATTTCTACGGAAATTGCGCCGGGTATCGTTGTCCGCTCCGACTCAAAGCGTCTCTATACCCTCGTCAATATCCTCATGGACAACGCCGTAAAATACTGCGACGACGGCGGCGCCATAGCCGTTTCGGTGACGACGGCCAAAAAGCAGAAGGGCGCTCTCGTGGCGATTTCCAATACCTACGCCGACGGAGCCAATATGGATTACTCTCACTTCTTCGAGCGCTTTTACCGCGGCGATGAGTCCCACAACAGCCAAAAAGCCGGCTACGGTATCGGCCTGTCCATGGCGGAGGAACTGGCCCAGCTTTTGAAGGGAAAGCTCGGTGTAGCATACAAGGACGGCGCGATTACCTTTACAGTACGGCTTAATTCGTAA
- a CDS encoding response regulator transcription factor, translating into MKLLLAEDEKAMSMALVAVLEHSGYEVDAVYDGLSAVEKGRSGAYDCMIFDIMMPKLDGVSALKELRGSGDTTPVIMLTAKAEVDDRITGLDAGADDYLTKPFAMGELLARIRSMTRRSGSAFTPSALSAGAVELDVEEQELSCKSSVRLGNKETRLMKFFMLNAGKELPTETIFTHVWKDEDDVTEEIVWIYVSYLREKLEAIQADIQIAGEKGKAFSLIVRNEGE; encoded by the coding sequence ATGAAACTATTATTGGCAGAAGACGAAAAGGCCATGTCTATGGCCCTGGTTGCCGTGCTGGAGCATTCGGGATATGAAGTGGACGCCGTGTACGACGGCCTGTCTGCCGTGGAAAAGGGCCGCTCCGGCGCCTACGACTGCATGATATTCGACATCATGATGCCGAAGCTCGACGGCGTCAGCGCGCTGAAGGAGCTGCGCGGCAGCGGCGACACGACGCCGGTTATCATGCTGACGGCAAAGGCCGAAGTAGATGACAGGATTACGGGCCTCGACGCCGGAGCCGACGACTATCTGACGAAGCCCTTCGCCATGGGCGAGCTGCTGGCCCGCATCCGCTCCATGACGCGGCGTTCCGGTTCGGCCTTTACGCCGTCGGCCCTTTCAGCCGGCGCCGTCGAGCTGGACGTAGAGGAACAGGAATTATCCTGCAAAAGCTCCGTCCGCCTGGGCAATAAGGAAACGCGGCTCATGAAATTCTTTATGCTCAACGCCGGCAAGGAGCTGCCGACGGAGACGATTTTCACCCACGTCTGGAAGGACGAAGACGACGTGACGGAGGAAATCGTCTGGATATACGTGTCGTACCTGCGGGAAAAATTAGAAGCCATTCAGGCCGACATCCAGATTGCCGGGGAAAAGGGGAAGGCCTTTTCCCTGATTGTGAGAAACGAAGGAGAATAA
- a CDS encoding GTP pyrophosphokinase, with product MDWTSTIYGSYGPSLQRVMDGLVERIQAYSADVKEKSGEAAYEHLLYRIKSPDSMMEKCLRKGLPQTAYSALHDIHDAIGLRIVCCFLDDIYRNIEAIKAIPGVRVVEEKDYIQNVKPNGYRSYHMIIDIEAPYEDVEGNNPGHFFAEIQLRTIAMDSWASLEHQMKYKHDIKNPEMIVRELKRCADELAACDLSMQTIRNLIHADH from the coding sequence ATGGATTGGACATCGACTATATATGGTTCCTACGGGCCGTCTCTGCAGCGCGTCATGGACGGTCTTGTTGAACGCATTCAGGCCTACAGCGCAGACGTCAAGGAAAAAAGCGGCGAGGCGGCTTACGAGCATTTATTGTACCGCATCAAGTCGCCGGACAGCATGATGGAAAAATGCCTGCGCAAGGGCTTGCCGCAGACGGCCTATTCTGCCCTGCACGACATTCACGATGCTATCGGCCTGCGCATCGTCTGCTGCTTTCTCGACGATATTTACAGGAATATCGAAGCCATCAAGGCGATACCGGGCGTTCGCGTCGTAGAAGAAAAGGACTACATTCAAAATGTAAAGCCCAATGGCTACCGCAGCTATCACATGATTATCGACATCGAAGCCCCTTATGAAGACGTGGAAGGCAACAATCCGGGCCATTTCTTTGCAGAAATCCAGCTGCGGACGATTGCCATGGATTCATGGGCCAGCCTGGAGCACCAGATGAAATACAAGCACGATATCAAGAATCCCGAAATGATCGTCCGGGAATTGAAGCGCTGCGCCGACGAGCTGGCGGCCTGCGATTTGTCCATGCAGACGATTCGGAATCTGATTCATGCAGACCACTAA
- a CDS encoding sugar kinase — protein sequence MKTGLILAGEPMGLLIAQSEGSLDSVSGYDLAVAGAEFNVAVGAARLGHRVTYMTKLGKDPFGQRIIHVLTANGIGSEFVTWSDDKKTGFMLKSRVSEGDPDIFYFRAGSAASTLSVEDVEKIQFSEYTHLHVTGILPALSDSTREAVDLMFDKAREAGLFISFDPNLRLQLWPSQDVMVQTLNRLAAKADMVLPGTAEGRILMGSDDPKEINAFYLQNGAKAVVTKCGGDGAFVSTKDEEYMVPGFKVETVVDTVGAGDGFAAGVITALMEGLPLKEAVRRGTAIGAIQVMSRGDNEGLPYPEQLKAFMER from the coding sequence ATGAAGACTGGATTAATTTTAGCGGGCGAACCGATGGGGCTCCTCATCGCGCAGAGTGAAGGCTCTCTGGACAGCGTCAGCGGCTATGACCTGGCCGTTGCCGGGGCGGAATTCAACGTAGCTGTAGGAGCGGCTCGTCTGGGTCATCGCGTTACGTACATGACGAAGCTGGGGAAGGACCCCTTCGGACAGCGCATTATTCACGTGCTGACGGCCAACGGCATCGGCAGCGAATTCGTGACGTGGAGCGACGACAAAAAAACGGGTTTTATGCTGAAAAGCCGCGTCAGCGAAGGCGACCCGGATATTTTCTATTTCCGCGCCGGTTCCGCCGCGTCGACCTTATCTGTTGAAGACGTGGAAAAGATTCAGTTTTCCGAGTATACGCACCTTCATGTTACGGGTATTCTGCCGGCCTTGTCGGATTCGACGCGGGAAGCCGTCGACCTCATGTTCGACAAAGCCCGCGAAGCAGGACTGTTCATCAGCTTTGACCCCAACCTTCGCCTGCAGCTCTGGCCCAGCCAGGACGTCATGGTGCAGACGCTGAACCGGCTGGCCGCTAAGGCCGACATGGTTCTGCCCGGCACAGCTGAAGGCAGGATTCTCATGGGCAGCGATGATCCGAAGGAAATCAACGCATTTTATTTGCAGAACGGTGCGAAAGCCGTTGTGACAAAGTGCGGCGGCGACGGGGCCTTCGTTTCGACGAAAGACGAGGAATACATGGTTCCCGGCTTTAAGGTTGAAACCGTTGTCGATACAGTCGGCGCAGGAGACGGCTTTGCTGCCGGCGTCATTACGGCCCTCATGGAAGGCCTGCCCTTGAAAGAAGCCGTTCGGCGCGGCACGGCAATCGGCGCCATTCAGGTCATGAGCCGCGGCGACAACGAAGGTCTGCCCTATCCGGAGCAGCTGAAAGCCTTTATGGAACGATAA
- the lnu(C) gene encoding lincosamide nucleotidyltransferase Lnu(C) yields MVNITDVKQILQFAIDAEIKVFLDGGWGVDALLGYQSRAHNDIDIFVEKNDYQNFIEIMKANGFYEIKMEYTTLNHTVWEDLKNRIIDLHCFEYTDEGEILYDGDCFPVETFSGKGRIEEIEVSCIEPYSQVMFHLGYEFDENDAHDVKLLCETLHIEIPNEYR; encoded by the coding sequence ATGGTCAATATAACAGATGTAAAACAGATTCTTCAATTTGCAATAGATGCGGAGATTAAAGTCTTTCTTGATGGTGGCTGGGGTGTAGATGCTCTTCTTGGATATCAGTCAAGAGCCCATAATGATATTGACATTTTTGTAGAAAAGAACGATTATCAGAACTTTATAGAAATAATGAAAGCTAATGGCTTTTATGAGATTAAGATGGAATATACAACATTGAACCATACTGTATGGGAAGATTTGAAAAACAGAATTATTGATTTGCATTGTTTTGAATATACGGACGAAGGTGAAATTCTTTATGATGGGGATTGTTTTCCGGTAGAAACTTTTTCGGGTAAAGGAAGAATTGAGGAAATAGAGGTTTCCTGTATTGAACCATATAGTCAAGTAATGTTCCATCTGGGATACGAGTTTGATGAAAATGATGCACATGATGTGAAGTTATTGTGTGAGACACTTCATATCGAAATTCCAAATGAGTATAGATAA
- a CDS encoding IS1595-like element ISSag10 family transposase translates to MPTIKDALDIIGKLTVAEQESLKTMLLSPAFVKSLNIEDFVAKERFANGRVCPLCGCIHVVRNGHRKDGTQRYVCKDCGKSFVIATNSIVSGTRKDLSVWEQYIDCMMNGLSIRKTAVACGIHRNTAFLWRHKILDALQNMADDVTLDGIIEADETFFAISYKGNHSKSKTFAMPRKAHKRGHSTHIRGLSQEKVCVPCAVNRNGLSISKITNTGRVSTRDLHHIYDGRIKTNSTLVTDKMNSYVRFTNANGIDLVQLKTGKAKKGIYNIQHINSYHSQLKRFMRGFNGVSTKYLNNYLVWNNLVNYAKESDMEKRNIFLTFVLATLKTAKCRDLSNRPAVPLVA, encoded by the coding sequence ATGCCTACTATCAAAGACGCATTAGATATTATCGGTAAGTTGACTGTCGCAGAGCAGGAAAGCCTTAAAACAATGCTTTTAAGTCCTGCCTTTGTAAAGTCTTTGAATATTGAAGATTTCGTAGCAAAGGAACGCTTTGCAAATGGTCGTGTATGCCCTCTTTGTGGCTGTATCCATGTGGTTCGCAATGGTCATCGTAAAGATGGCACACAGCGATATGTATGTAAGGATTGTGGCAAGTCCTTCGTGATTGCTACGAACTCCATTGTGTCTGGTACAAGAAAAGACTTGTCCGTGTGGGAGCAGTACATTGATTGTATGATGAATGGCTTATCCATTCGTAAGACTGCTGTTGCTTGTGGGATTCACAGAAACACCGCATTCCTTTGGAGACACAAGATTTTGGATGCACTTCAGAATATGGCAGACGATGTTACCCTTGACGGCATTATTGAGGCTGACGAAACTTTTTTCGCCATCTCGTACAAGGGCAATCATAGCAAGAGTAAGACATTTGCTATGCCACGCAAGGCTCATAAGCGTGGTCATTCTACACATATCAGAGGCTTGTCCCAAGAAAAGGTATGTGTTCCTTGTGCGGTTAATAGGAATGGCTTGTCTATCTCCAAGATTACGAATACTGGTAGAGTTTCTACAAGAGATTTACATCATATTTATGATGGTAGGATTAAGACCAATTCCACTCTTGTTACGGACAAGATGAACTCCTATGTGAGATTTACAAATGCCAATGGCATTGACCTTGTGCAGTTAAAGACTGGCAAAGCCAAGAAAGGCATTTATAATATCCAACATATCAATAGCTACCATAGCCAGCTAAAGAGGTTTATGCGTGGCTTTAACGGTGTTTCTACCAAGTATCTGAACAACTATCTTGTGTGGAATAACCTTGTAAATTACGCCAAAGAAAGCGACATGGAGAAAAGGAACATCTTCTTAACTTTCGTTTTGGCAACATTGAAAACTGCTAAATGCAGAGATTTATCAAACAGACCAGCAGTTCCTCTGGTCGCCTAA
- a CDS encoding GDSL-type esterase/lipase family protein, translating to MKLLCLGDSLTYGYDVACGCRWTTRLAKEKGISVCNEGLCGDTTGGMLYRAQRMKLDSFDAFFFMGGSNDILMDISPDRIRQNLEAVACLFQREKKAVYVGVPILTKAESALFGWQGRHDVTRHNEALRSHRQWLLQLAQQYHFTAVDFYGAMLQAEQEGQTNLYADGVHPNEAGYAVMARQAIQIIR from the coding sequence ATGAAGTTGTTATGTTTGGGCGACAGCCTGACCTACGGCTATGACGTCGCCTGCGGCTGCCGCTGGACGACAAGACTGGCGAAGGAAAAGGGGATTTCCGTCTGCAACGAAGGCCTGTGCGGCGATACGACGGGCGGCATGCTGTACCGGGCCCAGCGCATGAAGCTGGACTCGTTCGACGCCTTCTTCTTTATGGGCGGCTCCAACGATATCCTCATGGATATTTCGCCGGACCGGATAAGACAAAACCTGGAAGCTGTCGCCTGTCTTTTTCAGCGTGAGAAAAAAGCTGTGTATGTCGGCGTGCCCATCCTGACCAAGGCGGAAAGCGCCCTGTTCGGCTGGCAGGGAAGACATGACGTAACCCGTCACAATGAAGCCCTGCGCAGCCACCGCCAATGGCTGCTGCAGCTGGCCCAACAATACCATTTCACTGCCGTCGACTTTTACGGCGCAATGCTGCAGGCAGAACAAGAAGGCCAGACGAACCTGTACGCCGACGGCGTTCACCCCAATGAAGCAGGCTATGCCGTCATGGCGCGGCAGGCCATTCAGATAATCCGCTGA
- a CDS encoding tryptophan transporter, with protein sequence MKQVEDIAALEFHHRQGGQFRWITITTLMLAIGTILHLVSPSVGGITPNWTIATYCVAICLTKPSYRQAVGIGLVAALVNVLTSKSGFPYGNLISEPMGALTCTFIVKNLSFIKIKGHSCLPVLTGFAATCMSGGIFVTILKIVMGLPNSVYFAGMLPLVVVIGLLNAVVTPVMYFPALRLFVARGILDSLEEQEVASDHSMYDLKPSQEGLISIEHLTYIYNKRKQPVLDDVSMVLHKGDFLVVTGESGSGKSSLCMAMTGAIPHYFGGVMKGMVYVDGKATTQTTISDLAGRVGAMLDDYDSQLVAMTVEEEIAFSLENKGVAPEKIEAAITEALEKVSMTPYRHRPLSNLSGGQRQRLVIAGVLATNPDILVFDEPTSALDPEGTHAFYELIHELNVKYGHTIVVIEHSLEAALPYANRLVLLDEGKIVCDADVETTLRYMYDHDIYKSAIPQVFACQLDLEKAGCTFPVPWVSTEAAVDSLRQMKI encoded by the coding sequence ATGAAACAAGTAGAAGATATTGCCGCGTTGGAATTTCACCACCGCCAGGGCGGACAGTTCCGCTGGATTACCATTACGACGCTCATGCTGGCCATCGGCACGATACTTCATCTCGTATCGCCCAGCGTCGGCGGCATTACGCCGAACTGGACGATCGCCACGTACTGCGTCGCCATCTGCCTGACCAAGCCCTCGTACCGGCAGGCCGTGGGCATCGGCCTCGTCGCCGCCCTAGTCAACGTGCTGACGTCGAAATCGGGATTTCCCTACGGCAACCTCATCAGCGAGCCCATGGGCGCCCTGACCTGTACGTTTATCGTAAAGAATCTGTCGTTTATAAAAATCAAAGGCCATTCGTGCCTTCCCGTGCTGACCGGCTTTGCCGCGACCTGTATGAGCGGCGGTATCTTCGTCACCATTTTGAAGATTGTCATGGGCCTGCCAAACAGCGTCTACTTCGCCGGCATGCTGCCCCTGGTCGTGGTTATCGGCCTGCTGAACGCCGTCGTCACGCCGGTCATGTATTTCCCGGCCCTGCGGCTGTTCGTGGCCCGGGGCATCCTCGATTCGCTGGAAGAGCAGGAAGTGGCTTCAGACCACAGCATGTACGACTTAAAGCCCTCTCAGGAGGGGCTCATTTCCATCGAGCATCTGACATACATCTACAATAAGCGGAAGCAGCCCGTCCTGGACGACGTTTCCATGGTGCTGCACAAGGGCGACTTTCTCGTCGTGACCGGCGAGAGCGGCAGCGGCAAGAGCTCCCTGTGCATGGCCATGACCGGCGCCATTCCCCATTATTTCGGCGGCGTCATGAAGGGCATGGTATACGTCGACGGCAAGGCTACGACCCAGACGACGATTTCCGATCTGGCCGGCCGCGTCGGCGCGATGCTCGACGACTACGACAGCCAGCTCGTCGCCATGACCGTAGAAGAAGAAATCGCCTTCAGCCTGGAAAATAAAGGCGTCGCGCCGGAAAAAATCGAAGCGGCCATTACGGAAGCCCTGGAAAAGGTCAGCATGACGCCGTACCGCCATCGTCCGCTCAGCAATTTGTCCGGCGGCCAGCGCCAGCGGCTGGTCATTGCCGGCGTATTGGCGACCAACCCGGATATCCTCGTGTTTGACGAACCGACATCGGCCCTCGATCCGGAAGGCACCCACGCCTTTTATGAGCTCATCCACGAACTCAACGTCAAGTACGGCCACACTATCGTGGTCATCGAGCATTCTCTGGAAGCGGCACTGCCGTACGCCAACCGGCTGGTGCTCCTCGACGAAGGGAAAATCGTCTGCGATGCCGACGTAGAAACGACGCTGCGCTATATGTACGACCACGACATATATAAATCGGCCATTCCTCAGGTATTCGCCTGCCAGCTCGATTTGGAAAAGGCGGGATGTACCTTCCCCGTTCCCTGGGTTTCGACGGAAGCGGCTGTTGATTCGCTGCGGCAGATGAAGATCTGA
- a CDS encoding energy-coupling factor transporter transmembrane component T family protein, which produces MKRFVPITKLIGTFAFSFWALVINTTAPLVVLVAAELLLLAMCGSLSRNLKAVCSLAVFAVFLGLVQLVGGGSLESAYITGLRMMAMTVVFIILLTTTRLQDLTAALVKQVKIPYEYAFMFTAALRFVPDFIAESKAVQEAQACRGLSTKGNVVKKMIHYMSVIQPLMLKSLGRSETMALSLELRGFGSSEHSFMSNVRPKGRDYAVMAVMAAVSCVVVYMRLHGLV; this is translated from the coding sequence ATGAAGCGATTTGTACCGATTACGAAATTAATTGGCACCTTTGCCTTTTCCTTTTGGGCCTTAGTCATCAACACGACGGCCCCTCTTGTCGTCCTCGTGGCGGCGGAGCTGTTGCTGCTGGCGATGTGCGGCAGCCTGAGCCGCAATCTCAAGGCCGTATGCAGCCTGGCCGTCTTCGCCGTCTTTCTCGGGCTGGTCCAGCTCGTCGGCGGCGGTTCCCTCGAATCGGCGTATATCACAGGCCTGCGCATGATGGCCATGACCGTCGTATTCATCATCTTGCTGACGACGACGCGGCTGCAGGATTTGACGGCGGCTCTGGTCAAGCAGGTAAAAATTCCCTATGAATACGCCTTTATGTTTACGGCGGCCCTGCGCTTCGTCCCCGATTTTATCGCTGAAAGCAAGGCCGTTCAGGAGGCTCAGGCCTGCCGCGGCCTGTCTACGAAGGGCAACGTCGTCAAGAAGATGATCCACTATATGAGCGTCATCCAGCCGCTCATGCTCAAGTCCCTGGGACGGTCGGAAACGATGGCTTTAAGCCTGGAGCTGCGCGGCTTCGGCAGCAGCGAGCACAGCTTTATGAGCAACGTCCGGCCTAAGGGAAGGGATTACGCCGTCATGGCCGTCATGGCGGCGGTCAGCTGCGTTGTCGTGTACATGCGGCTTCATGGATTGGTATAA
- a CDS encoding energy-coupling factor ABC transporter ATP-binding protein: MLEFKDVCFNYGNGVPVLEHINIRIGPGEFIGLGGRNGCGKTTVTRLLMGLEKPVSGEILHDGKVINDDDASARSHYIGYVFQRPERQMFRSTVEDEVAYGPQQLGMSRDETAAAVAEALAMTGLSHLAKAYPPNLNRGEKQRVAIASAIAMHTSCIILDEPTSGQDSADKKMLMELLTDLNKKGMTILIISHDMDIFAQYCQRVIVIGNHTKAFDGTPQELFTQREDLYDLGLSRPESVALSMAVPGMKYCRSMKEFTEEMLRRIGGNR; encoded by the coding sequence ATGCTGGAGTTTAAGGATGTCTGTTTTAATTATGGAAACGGCGTGCCCGTATTAGAACATATTAATATACGAATCGGTCCGGGCGAGTTCATCGGCCTGGGCGGCCGCAACGGCTGCGGCAAGACGACGGTGACGCGCCTGCTCATGGGATTGGAAAAGCCCGTATCGGGAGAAATCCTTCATGACGGCAAGGTCATCAACGACGACGACGCGTCGGCCCGCAGCCACTACATCGGCTACGTATTTCAGCGGCCCGAACGGCAGATGTTCCGTTCGACCGTCGAGGACGAAGTGGCCTATGGCCCGCAGCAGCTGGGCATGAGCCGGGATGAGACGGCTGCGGCTGTCGCCGAGGCGTTGGCCATGACGGGCCTGTCCCATTTGGCCAAGGCTTACCCGCCGAACCTCAACCGCGGCGAAAAGCAGCGCGTGGCCATCGCTTCGGCCATTGCCATGCATACGAGCTGCATCATCTTGGACGAACCGACGAGCGGGCAGGACAGCGCCGATAAGAAAATGCTCATGGAGCTGCTGACCGACTTGAATAAAAAGGGCATGACCATCCTTATCATTTCTCATGATATGGATATATTCGCCCAATACTGCCAGCGGGTTATCGTCATCGGCAATCATACGAAGGCCTTCGACGGCACGCCGCAGGAGCTGTTTACGCAGCGCGAAGACCTGTACGATTTGGGTTTGAGCCGCCCCGAGTCGGTGGCCCTGTCCATGGCCGTGCCGGGCATGAAATACTGCCGGTCGATGAAGGAATTTACGGAAGAAATGCTGCGGCGTATAGGAGGGAACCGATGA
- a CDS encoding AzlC family ABC transporter permease has product MKRKAFQAALPYTLPIFIGFLFIGLSYGFLMASKGFSIFYPIIMSIVIFAGAMQFVAVSLLLSAFHPLYAFLMTLMVNARHLFYGISMLEKYKGTGWKKPYLLFGLGDEAFSINCTVEPPAGVDKNWFRFFVTLLIHLYWIVSTVLGAVLGAYIRFDTTGIDFVMTALFVVLFLGQWEHKSARRSAITGIACTLLALAIFGSSQFVIPAMILITGILLWKKNVYLTKEDPL; this is encoded by the coding sequence ATGAAACGCAAGGCCTTTCAGGCTGCCCTGCCTTATACGCTGCCGATTTTCATAGGATTCCTGTTTATCGGACTCTCCTACGGCTTCCTTATGGCCAGCAAAGGCTTTTCCATCTTTTATCCAATCATCATGAGCATCGTCATCTTTGCCGGCGCGATGCAGTTTGTCGCAGTGTCGCTTCTGCTGTCAGCATTTCACCCGCTGTATGCGTTTCTGATGACTCTCATGGTCAATGCCCGCCATTTGTTTTACGGCATTTCTATGTTGGAAAAATACAAGGGCACGGGATGGAAAAAACCGTATCTTCTCTTTGGCCTCGGCGATGAAGCTTTCTCTATCAACTGCACCGTCGAACCGCCGGCCGGCGTAGACAAAAACTGGTTCCGATTCTTCGTCACCCTCCTGATTCACCTATATTGGATTGTCAGCACAGTTTTAGGGGCTGTACTGGGAGCATATATCCGCTTCGATACGACAGGCATTGATTTCGTCATGACCGCTTTATTCGTCGTCTTGTTCCTTGGACAGTGGGAACACAAAAGTGCGCGACGCTCAGCCATAACCGGTATTGCCTGCACGCTGCTGGCGCTGGCAATATTCGGCAGCAGCCAATTCGTTATCCCGGCTATGATACTCATTACTGGAATTTTGTTGTGGAAAAAGAATGTATATCTGACTAAGGAGGACCCCTTATGA
- a CDS encoding branched-chain amino acid transporter permease, with protein sequence MIMTPFEMLLTIGAIALGTMLTRFLPFLIFSKGNPPAFISYLGTVLPPAAVGLLVVYCLKDAVFTSYHALPELIAIALIVLLHKWRHSMFLSIGGGTAFYMFLVQVVFR encoded by the coding sequence ATGATTATGACACCCTTTGAAATGCTGCTGACCATTGGCGCTATCGCCTTGGGGACAATGCTTACCAGGTTTCTTCCTTTCCTTATCTTTTCCAAAGGCAATCCGCCGGCCTTCATTTCCTATCTGGGCACGGTACTGCCTCCGGCAGCAGTTGGCCTGCTCGTCGTCTATTGCCTGAAGGACGCCGTGTTTACGTCCTATCATGCCCTGCCGGAACTCATCGCCATTGCGCTCATCGTTCTTCTTCATAAATGGCGGCACAGCATGTTTCTCAGCATCGGCGGTGGCACGGCTTTTTACATGTTCCTCGTCCAAGTCGTCTTTCGCTGA
- a CDS encoding 3'-5' exonuclease produces the protein MNAVFVDFEMNPIGRSQKEARRICKGEIIEIGAVKINEDGEEIGSYKEYVRPEYATEMNATCQELTGITMDMLADAPHFSQAFAHFLSWCRDSNGNDYEMYAWSENDWRQLTCEMRLKKLDMADEDIRWMLDHWQNFQQIYCNLLGLDNVISLDKAVSTLGETFDGQMHDALWDARNTSKLYVLSKKKDEFRDIMQPIIDATKPAEPLTFSLADAFRAAIRK, from the coding sequence ATGAACGCAGTATTCGTAGACTTTGAAATGAACCCTATCGGACGGAGCCAGAAGGAAGCGCGCCGCATCTGCAAGGGAGAAATCATCGAAATAGGCGCCGTCAAGATCAACGAGGACGGCGAAGAAATAGGGTCGTATAAAGAATACGTCCGGCCGGAATACGCCACGGAAATGAACGCCACCTGTCAGGAACTGACGGGCATCACCATGGACATGCTCGCCGACGCGCCCCATTTCAGCCAGGCCTTTGCCCATTTTCTCAGCTGGTGCCGCGACTCGAACGGCAACGACTACGAAATGTACGCCTGGAGCGAAAACGACTGGCGGCAGCTGACCTGCGAAATGCGGCTGAAAAAGCTGGACATGGCCGACGAGGACATCCGCTGGATGCTCGACCACTGGCAAAACTTCCAGCAGATTTACTGCAACCTGCTGGGGCTGGACAACGTCATTTCCCTGGACAAGGCCGTCAGTACCCTAGGAGAAACCTTCGACGGCCAGATGCACGACGCCCTGTGGGACGCCCGCAACACGTCGAAGCTGTACGTCCTGTCCAAGAAGAAGGACGAATTCCGCGACATTATGCAGCCGATTATCGACGCGACCAAGCCTGCGGAACCGCTGACCTTCTCCTTGGCCGACGCCTTCCGCGCCGCCATCCGAAAATAA